The genome window AACAGTTATTTATTTATCCAATTAAAGGGCTGACACCGCAAGAAATGTCGGAGTTTGCTTTAACAGCAGGACACGGAATTAAGGGCGATCGAGCTTTTGCCTTAATGTTTGCAGATAATCTGGAAGCTGCAAAGATGCCCGCCCAAAATGTCCCTTGGATGAGCAAAAAAAATTTTGCGGTTCAAAACGATTGGCCTCTGTTAGCAGCTTTAGAATGTGATTATCAACCGGAAACGGCCGTTTTAACAGTCAAGCGTGAAGGAGTTGCAGTGTTATCGGCAGAAACGAACACAACAGCGGGGCGCGATCGCATCGGCAGTTTTTTCACAGAATATTTGGCGGCAATTGAACCCACAAAAGAAGCGAGACACCCGCAGTTTGCACCTTTGCAATTAGTCGGCGACACCAGCGGCGAAACTCGTTATCCCGATCGAGAACCAGTACACATTTCTTTACTCAGTCAAGCCACATTAGACCAATTAACAGAAATTGCTGTTCAAAACATTGACGTGGGCCGATTTCGCCCGAACATTGTGTTAGAAGGTATGGCAGCTTGGTCAGAATTTGAGTTGATCGGAAAACAGTTTCAATTAGGCACGGCGCGCATAGAAGTTACAGCACGAATCGGTCGCTGTGTCAATATAGAAGTGAATCCAGAAACGGGCGATCGAGATATTTCCCTACTCAGTTTACTCCAAAAGGAATTCGGTCACGCACAAACTGGAGTTTTAGCCAAAATTATCAACAGCGGCACTGTTAAAATCGGCGATGTTTTGACTTCTGATTATTGACACTCTCCTGGCTAAAGCCGAGGAGATTCTTGATTCGCAGAATCGACTTGCCGGTGCAGAATTACTTCAACATCGGTAGCGGTCAATTCTCCACAAGCGTTCGGATCTAAGATCCAAGTTCCGACGTGCCCCGCCGTACTCAATCCCCGACTCAGGATATTTTTAGCTGCGTTCCAGTCACGATCTAATACGCATCCACACCGACAAGCGTGGGTTCGCGTTGAGAGACTTTTCTTAACAATTGTTCCGCAACTAGAGCATTCTTGACTTGTTCCGTTAGCTGGTACGGCAATCGTAATTCTTCCGAATACTTTGCCAAAATATTCCAGCCAAATTCGGAACATATACCAAGAAGCGTCGTTAATCGATTTTGCCAGACAGTGATTCTTCACCATATTTTTAATCCTCAAATCTTCGTAGACTACACAGTCGTTAGACTGGATGACGCATCTTGCCAACTTCACGGCAAAATCTTTACGCTGTCTGCTGATTTTGAGGTGGCGCTTCCCTAGAATCGCTCTAGCTTTTTTCCGGTTTTGCGAACCCTTGACTCGTTTTGAAACTCGTTTTTGGGATTTCTTCAACCTGCGTTCTCCCTGGCGGAGGAAACGCGGGTTATCAACTGCAACGCCATTTGAGTCAGTGTAAAACTCTTTAAGTCCTACATCTAACCCGATGGTGTTACCCGTGATTTCAATCTTTTCAGAACGGTCAACTTGAATGCAAAACTGGACATAATATCCGTCTGCCCGTCTCACCAAACGTACTCGTTTGATTTGACTGCGCTGAGAGAAATGTAAGTCGCGCGTTCCTTTTAACTTGAGCTTTCCGATTCCTTGCTTGTCGGTAAAAGTGATTGATTTCCGGTCGTCTGCCAGACGCCAGCCCGTAGTTTTGTACTCGACGGAGCGGTTGTGTTTCTGGAATTGCGGGAATCCTTTTTTTCCTGGGACTTTCTTTTTACAGTTGTCGTAGAATCGGGAGATTGCCGACCACGCTCTTTCTGAGCTCGATTGTCGAGCCATGCTATTCAATTCGTCGCAAAACGGAAATTCCTTAGCTAAAACAGCGCTATACTTGTTCAATGCGTATTTATCAACTTTTTCGTTTTCCATCCAAAACCGCAGTGCTTTGTTTCGGATGAACTGCACTGTTCTAATTGCTTCGTCTACAGCGTCAAATTGCTGTTTTTTCCCGTATGCTTTGAACTCAAAAACTAACATGACTTCGACCTCATCACGATAGTCTTATGCTACCAGAGTCGGCTTAATATCCCTCTAGTTGTTCACCCAGATTTACATGGTTTTACTTGACAGCGCCATCCTGAGAGCTCAGAAAATAGACTGGGAGGCTAAAGCCTCCTTGTCCCTTTCATCCCCGGACTAAAGTCTCGGGGTTTTCAGGGTATTATTTATAATACGGAATCCGCACGATCCGCTCATATACCCAAAACTTCCCAGGCCTTTGCGCCGATTCGACTTCTGAGTACGATAGTGGGGTTGTGTCCCGCTCTTGTGAACCGTCTCCCGATGCGAACTCCAAAGCAATCATCGGAGCCATGAATTCCCGCCACAGCACGTAAGAGCGACGAATCTGATTTCCTAGTCTGGGTGGCACGTTCGGCACGTAGAACCAATCAGGAGCTTCTGCTCCCTTTTCCAGCGGGTCAGTTTCTCGCCAGTAGATGCCACAGTCTTGCCCTATAGCATATTGCCCATCGGGATGAAGCCCTTGCAACACCGACCCGATAGAATCAGTCAAAATAATGCTCTGGGGATGCTCCTGAAAATTCTTCACAAAAGTGCCATCTTCCTCTGGCAGTTGAGTGTGGTCGGGGAAGGGAGAGGGAAGGACAATCTTTTCAGTTGCCGGGGTCATGCTACCTCTCAAGTATTGCAGCTTACCTGAATATTTTAACTCATCCTGCTTCCGGCACTCTCACCTTATTACCAATCAAGTTCAGAAAACTCGCTCCAAAATGTTGAATCTCCAAAAAATTAGCATAAGCAGGAGTTGACTTGTAAACTCTAAAAGTCCGCATAATTCCTAAAGTCGCCGCGCTTTCCAGCGGGCCGATAAAGCTAGTATCCCTATCCAAAAAATGAGACTGCTTAGCCCAGTGTGCCATCTGTTCCGCATTCAAAAAATAGCAGCCGGAATGAGGATTCAACGCCCGCTCGAAAGCGATTGTTTGTTCCATGATTTTTCCCATTAACTGCCGCTGCTCCTCTACATTTTGAAACGGAGAAGTCGCTGAGTCTGCTAAATCACCATCAACATATGCTTTAAAAACCGCGCCTTTAGGCGAGATTTCATAGCGATTAGGTTGCAGCAAATTGGCATTTCCTCCGTGAT of Oscillatoria nigro-viridis PCC 7112 contains these proteins:
- a CDS encoding MOSC domain-containing protein produces the protein MTLATIKQLFIYPIKGLTPQEMSEFALTAGHGIKGDRAFALMFADNLEAAKMPAQNVPWMSKKNFAVQNDWPLLAALECDYQPETAVLTVKREGVAVLSAETNTTAGRDRIGSFFTEYLAAIEPTKEARHPQFAPLQLVGDTSGETRYPDREPVHISLLSQATLDQLTEIAVQNIDVGRFRPNIVLEGMAAWSEFELIGKQFQLGTARIEVTARIGRCVNIEVNPETGDRDISLLSLLQKEFGHAQTGVLAKIINSGTVKIGDVLTSDY
- a CDS encoding RNA-guided endonuclease InsQ/TnpB family protein, with product MLVFEFKAYGKKQQFDAVDEAIRTVQFIRNKALRFWMENEKVDKYALNKYSAVLAKEFPFCDELNSMARQSSSERAWSAISRFYDNCKKKVPGKKGFPQFQKHNRSVEYKTTGWRLADDRKSITFTDKQGIGKLKLKGTRDLHFSQRSQIKRVRLVRRADGYYVQFCIQVDRSEKIEITGNTIGLDVGLKEFYTDSNGVAVDNPRFLRQGERRLKKSQKRVSKRVKGSQNRKKARAILGKRHLKISRQRKDFAVKLARCVIQSNDCVVYEDLRIKNMVKNHCLAKSINDASWYMFRIWLEYFGKVFGRITIAVPANGTSQECSSCGTIVKKSLSTRTHACRCGCVLDRDWNAAKNILSRGLSTAGHVGTWILDPNACGELTATDVEVILHRQVDSANQESPRL